In Chitinophagaceae bacterium, the genomic window GTATGCCGATAGCGGCATAGTAGGCGTGCAGGAAGCTTATACCTTAAGCCAGAAAGGCGGCGCCAATAAGGATATTGGAAAATCCATTCAGCTTTGGAAAAAAGAAGAAGGCTCCTGGAAAATTTTCAGGGATTGTTTTAATTCCGATTTAACGGTATAGTGTTGTTATTAAATATTTTTATTTTGATACCAGCTTTAGTTTTTCATGGCATCATCGTTGCGTCGCAATCCTTTCGTCTGCATACCATTAGGCATCTGAGATGGCAATTCAAAATCACCGGGCTTAATACAAGCAAAAGGTAAATAGAAAATATTTAGTCAGTTATCAAAATATACAGCTTTACAATAAAATATGCATCCTGTTATAAACTTTACTACAAGTCATTTCAACTTCGTTCATTTTAATTTATCTTTTATTCCACCATCATGCAACACACAGATAAAAAGCATTCGGTACATTTTGCCGAAGCATTATTAAAATCTCATTTGAGCCAGCCGGAAGAAAAACGGATAAAATTAGAAGGTACCGGCGGCGAAACTTTAGAAGCTCTCTTCCTCGGCACCCGTGGTGGTAATGCAAAATACATGCTGGAGCTCATGGGCTTTGCCCTGCAGGGTAATGTTGATTTTCGTAAAAATTATTTTCCAAACGACCCCGATTATCTCGATACAAATATTCAGCAATCAAAAGGCTTTAAGGAAACCATGCTGTTAATGGGTTTGGAATATGATAAACTCATCACCCAATTACAGCAATCAGGAACTTTTTTCAGCATGCGCACCATTGGTCACATGCTTTGGGATACCACGCTGCCCGGTATGCTCGGCTATTTTGCGGCGTTAATGTACAATCAAAACAACGTGGCTGCTGAAGCATCACCCGTTACCACTTTGCTGGAAATGCATGTAGGTAATGAACTGTGTAAAATGCTTGGCTATTCAGTAAACCCCATTGGTAAAAAGCCGGGAGAATTTGATTTGCCGCAGGGCCAGGTTACCGGCTGGGGCCATATCACCTGCGATGGAAGCGTTGCCAACCTGGAAGGTTTATGGATGGCAAGAAATTTAAAATTTTATGCAGCAAGTGTAAAGCAGGCTATTTTAAACGAAACTATTTTTCAAAATGCAAAAGGCTTCCAGGTTACTTTATTAAATGGAACAACTGCAACCTTAATTAATTTAGATAGCTGGACATTACTCAACCTGCCCATTGACGAAGTGCTGGCTATTCCTAACAATTTATCATCGCAATACAATATTCCTATTGCGGATGTAAGCAATGCCATTGCTAATTATACTGTGCAAAATATCGGCTACCATGATGTTTTGAGCAAATACCTGCCCGATATTAATCAAACACCTGTATCCATTTGCACTTCCACCCGCCACTACTCCTGGCCCAAAGGCGCAGCTATACTGGGTATTGGCGCCAGCAATATGTGGAGCATACCCGTGGATGTAAAGGCAAGAATGGATTTAACGCATTTGGATGCTGCGCTCGGCCAATGCCTGCTTAAAAAAATTCCGGTAATGAATGTTGTTGCCATCATTGGCACTACCGAAGAAAGCCAGGTAGACCCTTTAAATGGTATTTTAGCCATTAGGGAAAAATACAGGCAGCAGGGAATGGAGTTTGCCATACATGCCGATGCTGCATGGGGCGGTTATTATAAAACCATGCTTAATAGTAATGACGACAGCAATCCTGTTTCATTTAAACTAATGAACGAAGATGCAATTGTTGCTTTGCCCATGAGCAACTACGTAACGGAGCAATATAAAGTTTTGCAATTGTCCGATTCAATAACGATAGACCCACATAAATCCGGTTATGTGCCTTATCCTGCCGGCGGATTGTGTTACCGGAATTCTGCTATGCGAAATTTAGTTTCATTTACGGCGCCGGTAGTGTATCATGGCGGTGTTGACCCAACGGTAGGCGTATATGGTGTGGAAGGTTCCAAACCCGGCGCTGCCGCAGCGGCGGTGTATTTTAGCCATAAAGTAATTCGCCCCAATATGAGTGGCTATGGCAAAATTTCCGGCGAATGTTTTTTCAATGCAAAACGGTTTTATGCAGCATTGGTTTGTTTAAACATTCAAAACCTTCCCTTCTTTGTTGTTCCACTTATTCCCATTCCGGCTATACAGCAAAATTTACCGGCGCCACAAGTGTTGCAGCAGTACCAGTTTATACGGGACCGTATTGTAAACGTAAGTACCCAACAACTGATAAACGACCCGGAAGCATTTGCACTGTTTAAAGAACTCGGTGGCGACCAAACCATTATTACCTATATGTATAATGATTATAATGCTGATAGAACGCCAAACGGAAACATGCAGTCAATTAATGATTTTAACAATGCAATTTATACAGCCTTTAGTTTTAAGCCTTATGAAAAACATACAGAAGAAACACCCATCGTTGTTACCTCTTCTCAGTTTACAAGAATCAATAACGGCAATGTACTTATGGACGATTTAAGAAAAAGGCTTGGTGTGAATGGAAACGACGGATACAATGACCCGATTAATTTTATTATATCCACCATCATGAATCCCTGGCTGAGCAATACCGTTAACGGTTCATTTATTCCAACATTGATAAATATTATTATACAAAACGTATCTCAAATTGCATCCTTTAGAAAATTACAGTCTTAATTATTTTCAAATTCTAAACCAATTTTATGCTTGCAAAAAATATATACGGCGAAACAATTGATGAAATAAAATCAAAATACGCCAAAGCTATTGAAGATGGTTTTGCCCCCACTCTGGCAATCGTATTTTCTTCCATCACAAGGGACAGGAAATCCATTGTTGATTTTTTCAGCGAAAAGAATGTAACGGTGTTTGGCTCCACTACCGCCGGGGAAATTGTGGATGATGAAGTGCTGGAACACTCATCGGTTATCATGCTGCTGGATATGAACAAAGAGAATTTTAAAATATTGCGTGAAGAAGGCAGCGATACATACAGCATTGCATCCAGCCTTGCAAAAAAAGCAAAGGAAACTTTTAGTAAGCCTTCCATTATTGTTATTTCCAGCGGGCTTACCATTGATGCCGAACAAATCATAAAAGGAGTAAAAGATGTAGATGATACAATTCCACTTTATGGCGGCCTTGCCGGCGATGATTTAACCATGAAGGCTTCCTATGTTTTCAGTAATACTTTCGAAAGCTCCAACGGCCTTATTGCACTTGTGGTAAACCGGGATAAAGTGGAAATACATGGCCTTGCCACCAGCGGTTGGGATGATATTGGCATTGAAAAAACAATTACCAAATCCGAAGGTAATATTGTGTACACCATTGATGACGAGCCTGCGGCAGATGTATTTGTAAAGTTTTTCAAATTTGCAGGAACCGTGGATACGGCAGCAGAAATTGTGGTGATGAATTTTGCCCAATATCCTTTGCAACTAAAAAAAGATAACGGCAATGTGGTGCTGCGGGCGCCGATGATGGTAGATGCCGACAGCAAGGCTTTGATTTTTGCCGGTGGCATTCCGCAAGGCAGTAAAGTAAAATTTTCAGTGCCGCCCGGTTTTGATTTAATTGAAAAAACAGCAGATAAAGTAAGCGCCTTAAAAAACGAAATTAAAAACCCGGATGCGGTGCTGATGTTTTCATGCAAAGCAAGGCACCTGGCCCTTGGCCCTATGACAGGCGATGAAGCAGAAAAAATCAGGAGCATCTGGAATAAACCTTTAATTGGTTTTTTTACATACGGAGAAATCGGAACGGCAAAGGACAGTGTCTGCGATTTTCATAACGAAACCTGCTCCATGGTAGTGATGGAGGAAATAAAGTAAACAGACCGGTAATTTTATACAATGGAAGATTTAAAGAACATCATCCTTTCCCTTGACATAAACAGCGAAGAAAAAGAGCGTCTTTTAAAACAACTGAAAGCTGTACAAAAAACAATTGATAGCGCCGAATTTCGCTACCAGCGAACCATAATGGACAAAGCGGCTATCACCAACATATTAAATGCAAGTATTAGCGAAATTGAAAAACAAAAAGCAGTTATTGAAAAACAAAAAAAAGAAGCAACACACAGGGCTTCATTAGACAGTATAAGGGCCGAAATAGCCTCCATGCGTACCACAAAAGACCTTGAGAAAATAACCCCTTTGATTTGGCTGGAATTAAATATTTTAAATATACCATTCGTTCGCTCCGGCGTTGTTTTGGTGCATGATGAAGATACTGAAAAACTAGGAATTTATCTTGCTACGCCAGATGGAAAATCAATTGCATCTTTACAAATAAATGCAAATCAAACTGTATTTAGTCAAAAAATATTTAATTCCTGGAAGAAGAAACAAGCTTTAATAGATCAGTGGAATGAAACAACATTTTTGGAATGGGCAAATAGCCTGGTGAAACTGGGTGCAATAGCTTCTGCTGAAGATTATTTAATGAGCAACCCCATTCAAAACCTGTATTTACATTTTTTGCCTTTTCCGCAGGGCATGTTGTATGTGGGCAATGTAAATCTTTTAACAGAAGAAGAATTATCGCTTGCGCAATCATTGGCCGATACCATTTCTACAGCTTATGCCCGCTACGAAGATTTTAATAAACTGGATGCTGCCAAGCAACAAGTAGACAATACCCTTAAAGACCTTCGGTCTGCACAGCAGCAATTAATTCAATCCGAAAAAATGGCTTCTTTGGGTGAACTCACTGCCGGCATTGCCCATGAAATACAAAATCCTTTAAATTTCGTAAATAATTTTAGTGAGTTAAACAAAGAGTTAATAACTGAATTGGTGGAAGAAATAAAGAAAGGCAATACTGCAGATGTTGATCTATTGGCAAATGATATTAAAGAAAATTCCGAAAAAATTAATTTTCATGGCAAACGTGCCGGTGACATTGTAAAGGGCATGTTGCAGCATAGCCGGAAAAGTGAAGGCAAAAAAGAACCCACGGATATTAACGCCTTATGTGATGAATACCTGCGCTTGTCGTACCATGGATTAAGGGCAAAGGACAAGGCTTTTAATGCAAAATTTGAAACCTCTTTCGATGAAACCCTTCCTGAAATTAAAGTGGTAACACAGGATTTGGGCCGGGTAATATTAAATTTAATTAATAATGCTTTTTATTCGGTTACCGAAAAGAAAAACCAGCTTGGAGAAGGGTATGAGCCAACAGTAAAAATTAGTACAAAGCACAATAAAGGAACGGCTGAAATACGTGTGTATGACAACGGAAATGGAGTACCTGCCTCAATAAAAGATAAAATATTGCAACCTTTTTTTACCACTAAGCCATCTGGCTTAGGCACAGGGCTGGGTTTGTCGCTGAGTTATGATATTATTACAAAAGTACATTCCGGTAACTTAACCGTAGAAAGCAGGGAAGGGGAATTTGCCGAATTTATTATTCAATTACCTTTATAAATTTTAAATAAAATGAAAA contains:
- a CDS encoding decarboxylase → MQHTDKKHSVHFAEALLKSHLSQPEEKRIKLEGTGGETLEALFLGTRGGNAKYMLELMGFALQGNVDFRKNYFPNDPDYLDTNIQQSKGFKETMLLMGLEYDKLITQLQQSGTFFSMRTIGHMLWDTTLPGMLGYFAALMYNQNNVAAEASPVTTLLEMHVGNELCKMLGYSVNPIGKKPGEFDLPQGQVTGWGHITCDGSVANLEGLWMARNLKFYAASVKQAILNETIFQNAKGFQVTLLNGTTATLINLDSWTLLNLPIDEVLAIPNNLSSQYNIPIADVSNAIANYTVQNIGYHDVLSKYLPDINQTPVSICTSTRHYSWPKGAAILGIGASNMWSIPVDVKARMDLTHLDAALGQCLLKKIPVMNVVAIIGTTEESQVDPLNGILAIREKYRQQGMEFAIHADAAWGGYYKTMLNSNDDSNPVSFKLMNEDAIVALPMSNYVTEQYKVLQLSDSITIDPHKSGYVPYPAGGLCYRNSAMRNLVSFTAPVVYHGGVDPTVGVYGVEGSKPGAAAAAVYFSHKVIRPNMSGYGKISGECFFNAKRFYAALVCLNIQNLPFFVVPLIPIPAIQQNLPAPQVLQQYQFIRDRIVNVSTQQLINDPEAFALFKELGGDQTIITYMYNDYNADRTPNGNMQSINDFNNAIYTAFSFKPYEKHTEETPIVVTSSQFTRINNGNVLMDDLRKRLGVNGNDGYNDPINFIISTIMNPWLSNTVNGSFIPTLINIIIQNVSQIASFRKLQS
- a CDS encoding FIST C-terminal domain-containing protein; the protein is MLAKNIYGETIDEIKSKYAKAIEDGFAPTLAIVFSSITRDRKSIVDFFSEKNVTVFGSTTAGEIVDDEVLEHSSVIMLLDMNKENFKILREEGSDTYSIASSLAKKAKETFSKPSIIVISSGLTIDAEQIIKGVKDVDDTIPLYGGLAGDDLTMKASYVFSNTFESSNGLIALVVNRDKVEIHGLATSGWDDIGIEKTITKSEGNIVYTIDDEPAADVFVKFFKFAGTVDTAAEIVVMNFAQYPLQLKKDNGNVVLRAPMMVDADSKALIFAGGIPQGSKVKFSVPPGFDLIEKTADKVSALKNEIKNPDAVLMFSCKARHLALGPMTGDEAEKIRSIWNKPLIGFFTYGEIGTAKDSVCDFHNETCSMVVMEEIK